The following DNA comes from Nocardia sp. XZ_19_385.
CGCCCGAGCAGCACCAACGGCCAGAAGTCGACCTACAAGTGGGAGACCTTCCTGACCCGCGAGCTGCCCGCCTACCTGGCCAGGTACGGGGTATCGCGCACCAACAACGCCGTCGTCGGCGCGTCCATGGGCGGCAACGCCGCGCTCACCCTCGCCGCGCACCATCGCGACCAGTTCAAGTTCGCCGGATCGTTCTCCGGGTTCGTGAACCCGACCTTCCCGGCCTGGAACCAGGCCATGCGCGCCGCGATGTGGGACGAAGGCATGTTCAACGTCGACGACATGTGGGGTCCGGCCAATGACCCGGCATGGCAGCGCAACGACGCCACGCTGCAGGCCGAAAAGCTGCGTGGCTTACCGATTTACGTCACGACGGGCAACGGCGTGCCCGGAGTGCTGGACCTGGCCAACGGTCTCGGCAACACCGTGAATGCGATGGGCCTGGAGGCGATGTCGCTGACCGCGGCGCAGATCTTCCGAGATCGGCTGGCGGCCTTGGGGATTCGTGCCAAGGTCGACATCGTCAACGGCACCCACACCTGGCCGTACTGGCAGCAGTCCCTGGCCAACGCCCGGCCGATGATCCTCGACGCGCTCGGGGTGAAGTGAGGTCGCGTGGCCGAAAATGCCGATTTCCTGTCCGCTGATCTCTTAGCGGCCCAGGCCACGCCCACTACGCTCGGAGTATGACAACGCCGTCCGTCCTCATCATCGGCGCCGGATTCGCCGGCCTCGGCATGGCCCTGGAGTTGCGCCGCGCCGGGATCGACAACTTCACCATCCTGGAGAAGGCCGCCGACCTCGGTGGAGTGTGGCGGGAGAACACCTATCCGGGCGCGGCCTGCGACGTGCCCTCACCCCTGTACTCGTGGTCGTATGAGCCGAAATCCGATTGGCCGCGGCGGTTTTCGGAGCAGGCCGACATCCACGAATACATGCGCGGTGTCGCGGAGAAGCATGATCTGCAGCGCTTCATCCGGTTCGGCACCGAGGTGGCCGACGCCGAATTCGACGAGCGGTCCGGGCAGTGGACGGTCACCACGGGTGACGGAACCCGGCTCACCGCAGACGTTCTCGTGCCCGCGGTCGGTCAGCTCTCGCGACCGGCCATGCCGAATCTGCCGGGTATCGACACCTTCACCGGTGCGGCCTT
Coding sequences within:
- a CDS encoding alpha/beta hydrolase family protein, producing the protein MRVHWIKKIVTVVAAAGILSTLGAAVATAAPSGGREDLVVPSSMGPIKVQVQWASRGGSAALYVLDGLRAPGDHSQWVSDTDALRQFAGDNVTLVFPVGGRSSFYTDWYRPSSTNGQKSTYKWETFLTRELPAYLARYGVSRTNNAVVGASMGGNAALTLAAHHRDQFKFAGSFSGFVNPTFPAWNQAMRAAMWDEGMFNVDDMWGPANDPAWQRNDATLQAEKLRGLPIYVTTGNGVPGVLDLANGLGNTVNAMGLEAMSLTAAQIFRDRLAALGIRAKVDIVNGTHTWPYWQQSLANARPMILDALGVK